From one Halomarina ordinaria genomic stretch:
- a CDS encoding TRAP transporter permease — protein MSELLTRPLRGKPLLRIKYLLLLVIGVVATAYHLWYARSYPFSIGLHMVIHLGLLATLTSILVFDPDFREADNLLAKIDNAVVIPVEFLVSIGLTYYLWSNYQRLAFESLGIYTDTDILVGGVLILLVLDLSRRTFGWVLTGIAIFGLVYALYGQFFPGILQHQGVSFERLITANTVELAGIYGQILRVGSTYIVIFIIFAGFLEAYGALSYFIDLGARAGRNIRSGVTQTAVIASLGMASVNGSAAANSATTGAFTIPLMKREGIRSETAAAIESVASSGGQVMPPIMGAAAFIMAEITGTGYLGIVQIGLLPALLFYGTIVVAVHLITLKEGAGKTDLVSDAETKSGTSVLIDTRTPEDPTDVNDIAIGTTDEELAAQLDPEGSLPLWKQLVKSSFLWVPVGVLIYTLVWLRYGALLAGFYATISTVPVAFVQRLVLSDEELKTTVTGFVADTLDACRIGIENTAPITMALAVMGLFVGILNLTGFTQVFASTLVDLAGGVLILLAIFAMFAAILFGLGMPTVAAYIVAVLLIAPALVNVGVPLETAHFFVFYFAILSALTPPVAIACIVTTRIANANFWQVCYKAVLLGLPLFVLPYVFLVNPTLLYWEFPMTLVTFFVLYLGLAAISVAVINYIDGPLLLPVRVGMVIVALVALFANAFAGAYAEAVQVVAALLLLSVFAWKTRIYAVLLARFTSTDLGS, from the coding sequence ATGAGTGAGTTACTTACACGTCCTCTTCGGGGGAAGCCACTACTGCGGATAAAGTACCTGCTGTTGCTCGTCATCGGGGTCGTCGCGACGGCGTACCACCTCTGGTACGCTAGGTCGTACCCGTTCTCGATCGGCCTCCACATGGTCATCCACCTGGGGTTGCTTGCCACACTAACGAGTATCCTCGTGTTCGACCCCGACTTTCGCGAGGCCGACAACCTGCTGGCGAAAATCGACAACGCGGTGGTCATCCCCGTTGAGTTTCTGGTGTCCATCGGCCTCACGTACTACCTCTGGTCGAACTACCAGCGACTCGCGTTCGAGAGTCTGGGCATCTATACCGACACCGACATCCTCGTCGGCGGGGTTCTGATACTTCTGGTACTCGACCTCTCGAGGCGAACGTTCGGGTGGGTGCTCACGGGAATCGCGATTTTTGGGCTGGTGTACGCCCTCTATGGGCAATTCTTCCCCGGAATCCTCCAGCATCAGGGGGTCTCTTTCGAGCGACTCATCACGGCGAATACCGTCGAACTCGCCGGTATTTACGGACAGATCCTCCGGGTCGGGTCGACGTACATCGTGATTTTCATCATCTTCGCTGGGTTTCTGGAGGCCTACGGAGCGCTCAGCTACTTCATCGACCTCGGGGCACGCGCTGGTCGGAACATTCGGTCGGGTGTCACCCAGACTGCGGTTATCGCCAGTCTCGGAATGGCATCGGTCAATGGGAGCGCGGCGGCCAACTCTGCGACGACCGGGGCGTTCACGATTCCGCTGATGAAACGCGAAGGAATCCGCTCTGAAACCGCTGCTGCCATCGAGTCGGTGGCCTCTTCGGGGGGACAGGTGATGCCACCGATTATGGGGGCGGCTGCGTTCATCATGGCCGAGATCACCGGGACGGGTTACCTCGGCATCGTTCAGATAGGACTGCTTCCGGCGTTGCTTTTCTACGGGACGATTGTCGTCGCGGTCCATCTCATCACGCTGAAAGAAGGTGCCGGGAAGACGGATCTGGTCTCCGACGCGGAGACGAAGTCGGGGACATCGGTCCTCATCGACACGCGAACGCCCGAGGACCCGACGGACGTCAACGATATCGCGATCGGGACCACGGATGAGGAACTCGCCGCCCAGCTCGACCCCGAGGGGTCGCTCCCGCTCTGGAAACAACTCGTCAAGAGCTCGTTCCTGTGGGTGCCAGTCGGGGTGCTCATCTACACGCTCGTCTGGCTCCGATATGGCGCCCTCCTCGCGGGGTTCTACGCGACAATCTCGACGGTTCCCGTGGCATTCGTCCAACGCCTCGTCCTGAGCGATGAGGAACTCAAGACGACGGTCACCGGGTTCGTCGCCGACACGCTGGACGCGTGTCGCATCGGTATCGAGAACACGGCGCCGATCACGATGGCACTAGCGGTAATGGGCCTCTTTGTTGGCATCCTCAACCTGACCGGATTCACGCAGGTGTTCGCATCGACACTTGTTGACCTCGCCGGTGGGGTTCTGATTTTACTCGCGATTTTCGCGATGTTCGCTGCAATCCTCTTCGGACTGGGAATGCCGACAGTGGCGGCGTACATCGTCGCTGTCCTGCTCATCGCCCCTGCGCTGGTCAACGTGGGCGTTCCTCTCGAGACCGCCCACTTTTTCGTGTTCTACTTCGCCATTCTCTCGGCACTCACGCCACCCGTCGCCATCGCCTGCATTGTCACGACACGGATCGCGAACGCGAACTTCTGGCAGGTCTGCTACAAGGCGGTCCTGCTCGGTCTCCCGCTGTTCGTCCTCCCGTATGTCTTCCTCGTGAACCCGACGCTCCTCTACTGGGAGTTCCCGATGACACTCGTCACGTTCTTTGTCCTCTACCTCGGTCTGGCGGCTATTTCCGTTGCCGTCATCAACTACATCGACGGGCCACTCCTGCTGCCGGTCCGGGTCGGGATGGTCATCGTGGCACTGGTCGCTCTATTCGCCAACGCGTTCGCCGGTGCCTATGCTGAAGCTGTCCAAGTCGTCGCCGCACTTCTCCTGTTGTCAGTCTTTGCTTGGAAAACGCGAATCTACGCGGTGTTACTCGCTCGATTTACCAGCACCGATCTCGGCAGCTAA
- a CDS encoding acetate--CoA ligase family protein — translation MGFDFDPDSIAIVGASSDLTRISGLPLHYLEKHGYAGTVYPVNPNHDEIAGRQCYPSIETVPEPPDLAMVMLPASLVVDIVTDCLAIGVENVVIVSSGFSETGTAQGKAWEEELERLAAEHDAFIVGPNSQGMINFVTDVTACFTPALKRDELLTGPVSFVTQSGAFGGALTTLLQEAGIGLNKWIATGNEAAVGALEFVDQLAHDETTDVVVGYVEGFEDARQLIELKRTDAGIDLPFVVLKVGTSERGRAAASSHTGKIAGESAVYEAVLREHGVIAVDDIDILVAVTRLLMETSVESLPRGRLGVISTSGGAGVYIADRADDLGLDLATLATRTRERIGRHLPEYGSATNPVDTTAAVLNSTAAFEECLTALLEDDGVDTLLFQLTNVSGERAAKLADTVCRVKGEYEKPVMVCWTGGVEKTGGIERYRAAGIPVFENPARCLESTAAVGTFVAARPALRASKDSPARVSIPSLDYDRPKKLTEVDAKEVLADYGIETPTERYVTSVDEAVTAAGSIGYPVVVKIVSAAVDHKNRIGGVRLGVEDADAVREAATELLDIGRTVDENVGLTIQRQIEFEHELGLGLTIDDDFGPVLMLGRGGTEIETIDDVTFRTVPVSTAQAERMLEELTTVPVESFTDKQRSSVIDAVTGVSELFLDNRWITEADVNPLVVTADGTVAVDALVTGYEPEAAGGGG, via the coding sequence ATGGGATTCGACTTCGATCCCGACAGTATCGCGATAGTCGGTGCGTCGTCCGACCTGACGCGAATTTCGGGATTGCCACTTCACTATCTGGAGAAGCACGGATACGCGGGGACGGTCTACCCGGTGAATCCGAACCACGATGAAATCGCCGGGAGGCAGTGTTACCCGTCAATAGAGACCGTTCCGGAGCCTCCGGATCTGGCGATGGTGATGCTACCCGCCTCGCTGGTCGTCGACATAGTCACTGATTGTCTCGCTATCGGTGTCGAAAACGTCGTCATCGTCAGTTCGGGGTTCTCCGAGACCGGCACAGCGCAGGGGAAAGCGTGGGAAGAAGAGCTTGAACGGCTGGCTGCCGAGCACGACGCGTTCATCGTCGGACCGAATAGCCAAGGTATGATAAATTTCGTGACGGACGTTACCGCCTGTTTCACGCCGGCGCTCAAGCGTGACGAACTTCTCACCGGTCCTGTGAGTTTCGTCACGCAGAGCGGGGCGTTCGGCGGAGCGCTCACGACGCTCCTCCAAGAGGCGGGCATCGGCCTCAACAAATGGATCGCGACCGGGAACGAGGCGGCCGTCGGGGCACTTGAGTTCGTCGACCAACTTGCGCACGACGAGACGACCGACGTCGTCGTCGGCTACGTTGAGGGGTTCGAGGACGCCCGACAGCTCATCGAACTCAAGCGTACCGACGCGGGCATCGACCTCCCGTTCGTCGTCCTGAAGGTCGGAACGTCGGAGCGTGGGCGTGCTGCCGCCAGCTCACACACCGGGAAGATAGCAGGAGAATCGGCGGTCTACGAGGCCGTGCTCCGTGAGCACGGCGTCATCGCCGTCGACGACATCGACATCCTCGTAGCGGTCACGAGACTACTGATGGAAACCAGCGTCGAGTCGCTACCCCGTGGTCGACTCGGCGTCATCTCGACGTCCGGTGGCGCAGGTGTCTACATCGCCGACCGCGCGGACGACCTAGGTCTCGACCTCGCGACCCTCGCTACTCGAACCCGAGAACGCATCGGACGTCACTTGCCGGAGTATGGGTCGGCGACGAACCCAGTCGACACCACGGCGGCAGTCCTGAATTCGACGGCCGCGTTCGAGGAGTGTCTGACAGCGCTCCTTGAGGACGACGGGGTCGATACGCTGCTGTTCCAGCTCACGAACGTCAGCGGCGAACGTGCGGCGAAACTCGCAGACACGGTTTGTCGAGTGAAAGGCGAGTATGAGAAACCCGTGATGGTCTGCTGGACAGGCGGCGTCGAGAAGACGGGAGGCATCGAGAGATATCGTGCGGCCGGCATTCCGGTCTTCGAGAACCCCGCTCGATGTCTGGAGTCTACCGCCGCTGTCGGGACGTTCGTCGCGGCCCGACCCGCACTCCGCGCCAGTAAGGACTCCCCCGCTCGGGTTTCCATTCCGTCGCTCGACTATGACCGTCCGAAGAAACTGACCGAGGTCGACGCGAAGGAGGTGCTCGCCGACTACGGCATCGAGACGCCAACTGAGCGATACGTGACGAGTGTCGACGAAGCGGTCACAGCGGCTGGTTCGATTGGCTATCCGGTGGTAGTGAAGATCGTCTCGGCTGCCGTTGACCACAAGAACAGAATCGGCGGCGTCAGGCTCGGAGTCGAAGACGCTGACGCGGTTCGGGAGGCGGCCACCGAACTCCTCGACATCGGGAGGACGGTCGACGAAAACGTCGGTCTCACGATTCAACGGCAGATCGAGTTCGAACACGAACTCGGCCTCGGACTGACGATAGATGACGACTTCGGCCCCGTCCTTATGCTTGGGCGTGGCGGGACGGAGATAGAGACTATTGACGACGTCACCTTCCGGACCGTCCCTGTCTCGACAGCGCAAGCCGAGCGTATGCTCGAGGAATTGACGACGGTACCGGTAGAGTCGTTCACCGACAAACAGCGCTCGTCGGTCATAGATGCGGTGACCGGGGTCTCGGAGCTGTTCCTGGACAACCGGTGGATAACCGAAGCGGACGTCAACCCGCTGGTCGTCACCGCCGACGGCACTGTTGCTGTCGACGCCCTCGTGACCGGTTACGAACCTGAGGCCGCCGGCGGAGGAGGGTGA
- a CDS encoding universal stress protein, which translates to MDPVERIVAVVDEVGADNIMMSGRKRRPIPKARLGSTTRRVLRDADRPVTACLGE; encoded by the coding sequence CTGGATCCGGTCGAGCGTATCGTCGCTGTCGTGGACGAGGTCGGAGCGGATAACATCATGATGAGTGGACGAAAGCGGAGGCCCATCCCCAAGGCGCGCCTCGGAAGTACTACCCGGCGAGTGCTGCGGGATGCAGACCGACCAGTTACGGCCTGCCTTGGTGAGTAG
- a CDS encoding IclR family transcriptional regulator — translation MPEPNTRAGIQTTATSFEIIHVLQENGPCRLSTIASELDMPESTAHRHLDTLHSLRYVSRCGQKYQIGLRFARLGEVARTRDPAFRQAKDYVREVAEETGERAQFVVEDHGLGVYLYLETGQKAVRAGLEVGRQIRLHCSSAGKAILSGYTRSRVDEILDQWGLPEQTEHTITDREAYHEELERVRERGVAFNQEEHIYGLNAVGVPVTGADGAVLGALCVSAPSHRMKGELFRETVPDLLLGSANALELKLAYSNQEQTDSVVVE, via the coding sequence ATGCCAGAACCAAACACTAGGGCGGGGATTCAGACAACTGCGACGAGTTTCGAGATTATCCATGTTCTGCAAGAGAACGGGCCCTGTCGCCTCTCCACCATTGCTTCCGAACTCGACATGCCAGAGAGTACGGCTCACCGCCATTTGGACACGCTCCACTCGCTCCGCTATGTCTCTCGCTGTGGGCAGAAATACCAGATTGGGCTCCGGTTTGCCCGCCTCGGCGAGGTCGCTCGAACCCGTGACCCTGCCTTTCGCCAGGCGAAAGACTACGTTCGCGAAGTGGCCGAGGAGACCGGTGAGCGCGCCCAGTTCGTCGTCGAAGACCACGGGCTGGGCGTGTACCTTTACTTAGAAACGGGGCAAAAAGCCGTTCGCGCCGGTCTCGAAGTCGGACGACAGATCCGTCTTCATTGTTCGTCGGCGGGGAAGGCCATCCTCTCCGGCTACACGCGGTCACGTGTGGACGAGATTCTCGACCAGTGGGGCTTGCCGGAGCAGACGGAACACACCATTACGGATCGGGAAGCGTACCACGAGGAACTCGAGCGGGTTCGCGAGCGAGGGGTGGCGTTCAACCAAGAAGAGCACATCTACGGTCTCAACGCCGTCGGCGTCCCCGTTACGGGAGCGGACGGCGCCGTCCTGGGTGCGCTCTGTGTCTCCGCCCCGTCACACCGGATGAAGGGCGAACTGTTCCGGGAGACAGTCCCCGACCTGTTGCTCGGGTCGGCCAATGCGCTCGAACTGAAGCTCGCCTACAGCAATCAGGAGCAGACCGATAGCGTCGTGGTCGAGTAG
- a CDS encoding IclR family transcriptional regulator, translating into MPKKTDSSAGTVSAVETTFAILEQLSEMGGAGVSDLATALGRSKSNVHKHLTTLRELGYVTKGADDTYYVGLRFLGLGDRARARTGLYEVAKAEVDSLIDSVGERGQVMVEEEGRGIYIYQAKTEQAVRTDSYIGTMVALHATAVGKSYLAFLDEDKRSELLEAIDLTDDTESTITDYETLKTELKTIRDRGFAFNDEERTVGMRAVGAPILTDEGRVIGAISISGPTTRINGDWYREEIPKLVQRSARVIGLKVTYS; encoded by the coding sequence ATGCCGAAAAAAACCGACTCATCGGCTGGCACAGTAAGTGCGGTCGAAACGACGTTCGCAATACTCGAACAGCTCTCTGAGATGGGTGGAGCCGGCGTTTCGGACCTTGCTACAGCACTTGGCCGTTCGAAAAGTAACGTCCACAAACACCTAACGACGCTCAGAGAGCTCGGGTACGTCACGAAAGGGGCAGACGACACGTACTACGTCGGACTACGGTTCCTCGGCCTCGGTGACCGAGCACGCGCACGGACGGGATTGTACGAGGTGGCAAAGGCCGAGGTAGACTCACTTATCGACTCCGTTGGCGAGCGTGGACAAGTGATGGTCGAAGAGGAGGGACGAGGAATCTATATCTACCAGGCGAAGACTGAGCAGGCGGTCCGGACCGACTCGTACATCGGTACGATGGTAGCGCTCCATGCTACTGCCGTCGGCAAGAGCTACCTCGCCTTCCTCGACGAAGACAAGCGCTCTGAATTGCTTGAAGCCATTGATCTAACTGACGACACTGAGTCGACGATCACCGACTACGAAACGCTGAAAACAGAACTAAAGACGATCCGTGACCGCGGGTTCGCGTTCAATGACGAGGAGCGGACCGTCGGGATGCGAGCCGTGGGTGCACCCATTCTCACCGACGAGGGGCGTGTCATCGGGGCGATCAGTATCTCGGGACCGACCACCCGTATCAATGGCGACTGGTACCGCGAAGAGATTCCGAAACTGGTCCAGCGCTCTGCGCGCGTCATCGGGCTCAAGGTAACGTATTCCTGA
- a CDS encoding MmgE/PrpD family protein, with protein MTRALPEPVADWEASVFTFLETSPPERVLDHGGRTVADVLAATVAGSAAPPYCETWTAVDLPPGTATVLGTDRTTAPAQAASLNGTAAIVQEVEEGHNTGGHVGSGIVTGGLAMAETADASGARFVKACVKAYEVCARLEEAIFRMKARINDAVPWLVRNPHATWTVVGPALAGVLAAGGDEAAVREAFRLAANRAVVSMDDPYAAGPPSRNLTAGASAAVGVLLAQQALAGMTGSESAVRAVYDPFDEDEPGWLTDRFADLGVRWEVTYNYFKPYPSCRYTHPPLDALRDISLPTSVAPDDVDRIVVETYANAVDMARRNPETLTGAKFSIPYVLARYLRSGEVTLEHFDPERIAEPSVRALADRVEVRVDDEFEVSFPDDWGARVTVELTDGRRHSAKRAYPRGDFRDPVDDEAFDERLQALLAWGLPESRVDGGFHALTNIRGRSARSVAAALASR; from the coding sequence ATGACCCGAGCACTCCCCGAACCCGTCGCCGACTGGGAGGCATCGGTGTTCACGTTCCTCGAAACATCGCCTCCCGAACGCGTGCTCGACCACGGGGGCCGGACGGTGGCCGACGTCCTCGCGGCGACCGTCGCAGGGAGCGCAGCCCCGCCGTACTGCGAGACATGGACGGCGGTAGACCTGCCGCCGGGAACAGCTACGGTACTCGGCACTGATCGGACCACCGCCCCAGCGCAGGCGGCCTCGCTCAACGGAACCGCGGCCATCGTCCAAGAGGTTGAGGAGGGCCACAATACGGGCGGTCACGTGGGGTCTGGTATCGTCACCGGTGGGCTGGCGATGGCGGAGACGGCTGATGCGAGCGGTGCGCGCTTCGTCAAAGCGTGCGTGAAGGCCTACGAGGTGTGCGCCCGCCTCGAGGAGGCGATATTCCGGATGAAGGCGCGCATCAACGATGCGGTACCCTGGCTGGTCCGCAACCCCCACGCCACGTGGACGGTCGTCGGCCCCGCACTGGCGGGTGTCCTCGCCGCGGGCGGCGACGAGGCTGCGGTCAGGGAGGCGTTCAGGCTCGCGGCCAACCGGGCAGTAGTGTCGATGGACGACCCATACGCTGCGGGCCCGCCGTCGCGGAACCTCACCGCCGGGGCGAGCGCAGCGGTTGGGGTCTTGCTCGCGCAGCAGGCACTGGCGGGGATGACTGGGTCAGAATCGGCCGTCCGTGCAGTGTACGACCCGTTCGACGAGGACGAGCCCGGCTGGCTGACCGACCGGTTCGCTGATCTAGGTGTGCGTTGGGAGGTGACATACAACTACTTCAAGCCGTACCCCTCGTGTCGGTACACCCACCCACCGCTCGACGCGCTTCGCGATATAAGTCTCCCGACATCCGTTGCTCCGGACGACGTTGACCGAATCGTCGTCGAGACGTACGCGAACGCTGTGGACATGGCTCGCCGCAATCCCGAGACGCTCACCGGTGCGAAGTTCTCCATCCCGTACGTGCTAGCTCGCTACCTCCGAAGCGGCGAGGTGACGCTTGAGCACTTCGACCCAGAGCGGATCGCCGAGCCGTCGGTCCGAGCGCTCGCCGACCGCGTTGAGGTGCGTGTCGACGACGAGTTCGAGGTGTCGTTCCCCGACGACTGGGGGGCGCGTGTGACCGTCGAACTCACCGACGGCCGCCGACACTCGGCCAAACGAGCCTACCCACGTGGCGACTTCCGAGACCCCGTTGACGACGAGGCGTTCGACGAGCGCCTCCAGGCACTGCTCGCGTGGGGACTCCCCGAGTCCCGAGTTGATGGCGGGTTCCACGCACTCACGAATATCCGTGGACGTTCGGCGAGGAGTGTTGCTGCCGCGCTCGCCAGTCGATAG
- a CDS encoding FAD-dependent oxidoreductase, protein MASFDDMPTIEGADAEIISADEVDWVVETDVLIGGGGGTGLVAGLAAAENDELTVTVVEKSDSFGGNTSLSTGMIPAAGTRFQRAASIEERPEDMARDILEKNGYTTDENRVLHLCRESASLIHWLVDDWNIDLHLVDDFKYPKHSEYRMHAPPGRNGDNLITQLVERAEATENIELLTNSPLRKLVADDGSVVGAIAGKRHTEAIKADAVILATDGFAGNRRMVKNHCEEIADALYFGSDGNTGDGIRWGAQLGGELSCMDAYQAHATVAHQTGSLSTYAVVMNGGILVNEEGRRFGDETKGYSAFAVDVLEQPDGLGYEVFDADIFERLEGEFDDFDEAARLGAYASAGDVASLAEELGCDPERTAVAVERYNEAVMAGDPDEVGRTDGRSTLEAPFYGAKITGALFHTQGGLTVDEHARVVRTDGSVVENLYAGGGAAAGISGHGPSGYLSGNGLTTALGYGRLAGIHVSETL, encoded by the coding sequence ATGGCATCATTTGACGATATGCCAACTATCGAAGGAGCCGACGCGGAGATAATATCGGCTGACGAGGTTGACTGGGTCGTAGAAACGGACGTACTCATCGGTGGCGGTGGAGGGACCGGTCTCGTCGCCGGCCTCGCCGCAGCCGAGAACGACGAACTGACCGTGACTGTCGTCGAGAAGTCGGACTCTTTTGGAGGGAACACATCACTGTCGACGGGAATGATTCCTGCCGCTGGAACCCGTTTTCAGCGGGCAGCCAGTATCGAGGAACGGCCCGAGGACATGGCTCGAGATATCCTCGAGAAGAATGGATATACCACAGACGAGAACCGCGTACTCCACCTGTGTCGAGAGAGCGCATCGCTCATCCATTGGCTTGTTGATGATTGGAACATCGACCTCCACCTCGTAGATGACTTCAAGTACCCGAAACACTCGGAGTACCGGATGCACGCACCGCCGGGACGGAACGGGGACAACCTCATTACACAGCTCGTTGAACGCGCCGAGGCGACGGAGAACATCGAACTCCTCACCAACAGCCCTCTCCGGAAACTCGTCGCCGACGACGGGTCGGTGGTAGGGGCTATCGCTGGAAAGCGCCACACTGAGGCTATCAAGGCCGACGCGGTAATCCTCGCCACGGACGGATTCGCCGGCAACCGTCGGATGGTGAAGAACCACTGTGAAGAGATCGCCGACGCGCTGTACTTCGGCTCGGACGGCAACACTGGTGATGGTATCCGCTGGGGTGCGCAACTGGGCGGCGAACTGTCGTGTATGGATGCCTACCAGGCCCACGCGACCGTCGCCCATCAGACCGGGTCGCTGTCGACGTACGCCGTCGTGATGAACGGCGGCATCCTCGTCAACGAGGAGGGACGGCGCTTTGGCGACGAGACGAAGGGATACTCGGCGTTCGCCGTCGATGTCCTGGAACAGCCAGATGGACTCGGGTACGAAGTATTCGACGCCGACATTTTTGAGCGACTGGAGGGGGAGTTCGACGACTTCGACGAAGCCGCGAGGCTCGGCGCGTACGCTAGCGCTGGTGACGTTGCATCGTTAGCAGAGGAACTCGGCTGTGACCCGGAGCGGACAGCCGTGGCTGTCGAGCGGTACAACGAGGCGGTCATGGCGGGCGACCCTGACGAGGTCGGCCGCACCGACGGCCGTTCAACGTTGGAGGCACCGTTCTACGGTGCGAAAATAACGGGTGCGTTATTCCACACACAAGGCGGGCTGACCGTCGACGAGCACGCCCGGGTCGTTCGGACCGACGGAAGCGTCGTAGAGAACCTTTACGCAGGCGGTGGCGCGGCCGCGGGTATCAGCGGCCACGGCCCCAGCGGCTACCTAAGCGGGAATGGATTGACGACCGCGCTCGGCTACGGCCGACTGGCGGGCATCCACGTTTCGGAGACGCTATGA
- a CDS encoding nuclear transport factor 2 family protein gives MASNPRAVVEELFDRMADEECRETVGELFAEDAVIQFPGERFEGADAAEEMLTWLDAQYEWARKEFDRWIVTGSDVVCLGTLYGIDSGGQSFEDVRYVDVYEVVDARIERMDIYNDLALGGIAE, from the coding sequence ATGGCGTCGAACCCGCGCGCGGTGGTTGAGGAACTGTTCGACCGGATGGCAGACGAAGAGTGTCGGGAGACGGTCGGTGAACTGTTCGCCGAAGACGCAGTCATCCAGTTCCCCGGGGAGCGCTTCGAGGGTGCTGACGCAGCGGAGGAGATGCTCACGTGGCTTGACGCACAGTACGAGTGGGCGAGAAAAGAGTTCGACCGCTGGATCGTGACGGGTAGCGACGTGGTCTGTCTCGGTACCCTCTATGGAATCGACAGTGGTGGACAATCGTTCGAGGACGTTCGATACGTCGATGTCTACGAGGTTGTCGATGCTCGAATCGAACGAATGGACATCTACAACGACCTCGCGCTCGGGGGTATCGCCGAGTAA
- a CDS encoding branched-chain amino acid ABC transporter permease, with the protein MTSDRASFARARDTYSRLNGTPYGATVKLVVGFAFLAALPQLLGVSILGFSLGAFLSVNVLIVTLVYATAGQAWNIMSGYTGYFSFGHAAFFGVGAYVTSKLSVAFGINPWIGLLVGALVAGVIGLAVGFLNFRYDLRGHYFALATFAIALLLQVVVRNMEEFGAAVGIYRPFPGDYGAEFGLVAMQFREPNSYYYLILSFLLVVTVVAWLIKRSQIGYYLFAIRENEDAAASLGISPFRYKMFAIGTSAFFTAWCGAFWSMYVEIIRPSTVFGLTRNVEILLPSVIGGVGSVPGTIIGSFLVFPLSEALRVSFPDIPGLDTVVYGIALVLIALLLPNGVISLGDRLGWGESDEVNRESMSGEERPSDDD; encoded by the coding sequence ATGACGTCGGACCGAGCATCGTTCGCTCGAGCCCGGGACACGTACAGCCGTTTGAACGGTACCCCCTACGGAGCGACGGTAAAGCTAGTCGTCGGATTCGCCTTTCTGGCGGCGTTACCACAGCTCCTCGGTGTCTCCATCCTCGGGTTCAGTCTCGGTGCCTTCCTGAGTGTCAATGTCCTGATTGTGACGCTTGTTTACGCGACCGCCGGTCAGGCATGGAACATCATGTCGGGCTACACCGGCTACTTCTCGTTCGGACACGCCGCGTTCTTCGGGGTTGGAGCGTACGTCACCAGCAAGCTCAGCGTCGCGTTCGGGATCAATCCCTGGATCGGGTTACTGGTCGGTGCCCTGGTCGCCGGGGTCATTGGACTCGCGGTCGGCTTTCTGAATTTCCGGTACGACTTGCGAGGTCACTACTTCGCGCTAGCGACGTTCGCCATCGCCCTCCTCCTGCAGGTTGTCGTCCGGAATATGGAGGAGTTCGGTGCGGCGGTCGGCATCTACCGACCGTTCCCGGGGGACTACGGGGCGGAGTTCGGCCTTGTCGCGATGCAGTTCCGTGAGCCCAATTCCTACTACTATCTCATCCTGTCGTTCCTCCTGGTCGTTACAGTCGTGGCGTGGCTAATCAAGCGATCCCAGATCGGGTACTATCTCTTCGCTATCCGAGAAAACGAGGACGCAGCCGCCAGCCTTGGCATCTCCCCCTTCAGGTACAAGATGTTCGCGATCGGTACTTCGGCGTTCTTTACGGCGTGGTGTGGCGCGTTCTGGAGTATGTACGTAGAGATCATCCGACCGTCGACCGTTTTTGGTCTGACTCGCAACGTAGAGATACTGCTGCCATCGGTGATTGGTGGTGTCGGGTCGGTTCCAGGCACCATCATCGGCTCGTTCCTCGTGTTCCCATTGAGCGAGGCCCTTCGGGTCTCGTTCCCCGATATTCCCGGGCTCGATACAGTTGTCTACGGGATCGCACTCGTACTGATCGCGTTGTTGCTCCCGAACGGTGTCATCTCACTCGGTGATCGACTCGGGTGGGGCGAATCCGATGAGGTCAATCGGGAGTCGATGAGTGGTGAGGAGCGACCGTCTGACGACGACTGA